The proteins below come from a single Microtus ochrogaster isolate Prairie Vole_2 chromosome 22, MicOch1.0, whole genome shotgun sequence genomic window:
- the LOC101984009 gene encoding olfactory receptor 5V1-like codes for MDVYNLTTVTQFILIGLSDLPEVRYPLFVAFVIIYQITLLGNGAILLAIVTERKLHTPMYYLLANLSVLDILCPSATVPKMLKNLLTEDHSISFVGCALQLYFLVALAGTEVFLLAVMAYDRYVAICFPLRYSLIMTKVRCVQMLVGTWAAGFLNSFIHTMSTFSLTFCKSNRVNQYYCDIPPVVALSCSSTYIAEMLVLVVGGIFGVGAFLITLISYIYIVSTILKIQSVEGKRKAFSTCASHLLVVFLFYGTAIFTYIRPFSSQHSPARDRLISMLYGVITPMLNPIIYSLRNTEVKGALRKVLHLQIYSQKA; via the coding sequence ATGGATGTCTACAATCTTACCACAGTGACTCAGTTTATCCTCATAGGGCTCTCTGACCTCCCTGAGGTGCGTTATCCCCTCTTTGTGGCCTTTGTTATCATCTATCAGATTACTTTGCTAGGAAACGGGGCCATCCTCTTGGCCATAGTGACTGAGAGAAAGCTCCACACTCCCATGTATTATTTGTTGGCCAATCTGTCAGTGCTAGACATACTTTGCCCATCAGCTACTGTCCCCAAGATGCTTAAAAATCTCTTGACTGAAGATCACAGCATTTCCTTTGTTGGGTGTGCTTTGCAGCTCTATTTCCTGGTGGCCCTAGCTGGGACTGAAGTTTTCTTGCTGGCTGTGATGGCTTATGACCGGTATGTGGCCATATGCTTCCCTCTGCGTTATTCCCTCATCATGACCAAGGTTCGCTGTGTGCAGATGTTGGTGGGGACCTGGGCAGCTGGGTTTCTCAACTCCTTCATCCACACAATGTCCACCTTTAGCCTGACTTTCTGCAAGTCCAATCGAGTTAACCAGTACTACTGTGATATCCCACCTGTGGTGGCCCTGTCTTGCTCATCCACCTACATAGCAGAAATGCTTGTTTTAGTGGTAGGAGGTATTTTTGGTGTTGGTGCTTTTCTGATCACTTTGATCTCCTACATATACATCGTGTCCACCATCCTAAAGATCCAGTCAGTAGAAGGGAAGCGCAAAGCCTTCTCCACCTGTGCTTCCCATCTTCTTGTCGTCTTCTTGTTCTATGGCACAGCAATATTTACCTATATCCGCCCGTTCTCCAGTCAACACtctcctgccagagacagactcatCTCTATGCTATATGGGGTCATTACCCCCATGTTAAACCCCATTATCTATAGCCTGAGAAACACAGAAGTCAAAGGAGCACTCAGAAAAGTTTTACATCTTCAGATATATTCACAGAAAGCATGA